Sequence from the Deinococcus radiotolerans genome:
GCGGGCGGCGTACTCGAACGCGGCGCGGCCCAGGCCGAGGCCCATGGCGGCGATGCCGACGCGCCCGCCGTCGAGGACTTTCATAACGTCCTTGAAGGCGTTGCCCCGCTCACCCAGCAGCGCGTCGGCGGGCAGGTGGATGTCCTCGAAGATCAGCTGCGCGGTGTCGCTGCTGCGCAGACCGAGTTTGTCTTCCTTGCGGCCGATGCTGAAGCCCTGCACCTCGTCGCGGTTGAACACGAACGCGCTGATGCCGTCGTTCTTGCCCTTGCCGGGGCGGGCGGCGTCCGTGCGGGCCAGGATGACGTACGTGCCGCCGACGCTGCCCTGCGTGATGAAGTTCTTGCTGCCGTTCAGGATCCAGCTGCCGTCCGCCTGTTCCTTGGCGTTGCTCTGCATGCCGCCGCTGTCACTGCCGCTGCCGGGTTCGGTGAGGCCCCACGCGCCCAGTTTCTCGGCGCTGGCCAGGGCGGGCAGGAACTTCTGCTTTTGCGCCTCGGTCCCGCCGATCAGGATGTGCCCCTGGCACAGGCTGTTGTGGGACGCCACGGTCAGGCACAGGCTGCCGTCCACCGCGGCGATCTCCTCGATGATCTGCGCGAACGTCGCTGTGTCCAGCCCGGCCCCGCCGTACTCCTCGGGCGTCTGCGCGCCCATGATGCCCATCTCGCCCAGTTCGCGCACGATCTGCATGGGGAACTCGCTCGTCTGGTCGCGCTCGGCCGCGCCCGGCTCGACCTTGTTCTTCAGGAACGACTTCAGCGCGCTGATGATCGTACGCTGGTCGTCATT
This genomic interval carries:
- a CDS encoding acyl-CoA dehydrogenase family protein, which gives rise to MTSTLNRPESMNPNTQPMNDDQRTIISALKSFLKNKVEPGAAERDQTSEFPMQIVRELGEMGIMGAQTPEEYGGAGLDTATFAQIIEEIAAVDGSLCLTVASHNSLCQGHILIGGTEAQKQKFLPALASAEKLGAWGLTEPGSGSDSGGMQSNAKEQADGSWILNGSKNFITQGSVGGTYVILARTDAARPGKGKNDGISAFVFNRDEVQGFSIGRKEDKLGLRSSDTAQLIFEDIHLPADALLGERGNAFKDVMKVLDGGRVGIAAMGLGLGRAAFEYAARYTTQREQFGKPIGHNQNLAFRLADMDTKLEAARLLIRKAADLKDAGMNFTVPVARAKLFATTVGVEACDEAIQMLGGYGYIKEYPVERMWRDNRLTRIGEGTDEVQRLVISRDVLKRFAD